Genomic segment of Mucilaginibacter sabulilitoris:
TAACAACGATAGAAAAACAGTAGCGAAGGATTTATTAACAACCACCTAAAATCAAATGAAAATGAAAACATTAAAAAATATATTAGTAGCAACCTGCCTGGTACTTTCATGCTCGTCATGCAAAAAGTTTTTGGAAGAGCATCCTAAGTCTGTACTAACGCCGGATGCCGATCTTTCAAGTGCAAAAGTAGCCCGGGCGTTGGCTAATGGCGCCTATCAAAACTTCTCTGGTATATTGTCTGGCCAGGATGGCTCATACGGTGGTAACACCTGGAACCTGATGGAGTTTATGACAGGTAAAGCAAACAGCGATCTGGGCCAAACCGGCTTTGTAAGCTTCCAGACACTTACCTATAGCAATACATCATTCTATATGGATACCTGGTGGAGACAAATGTACCTGGGTATAGGTGCAACCAACTTAGCCATTCAAAGAATACCGCTTATTAATGCACCCGGTTTAACTGATGAAGCTAAAAACAACATGATTGCAGAAGCCCGTACCATGCGTGCATTGTACTACTTCTTCCTGGTACGTCTGTATGGTGCCGTTCCTAAAATTATTGAACCACCAAAGGATCTTAATCTTCAGGTTCCGCGTGTACCGGCTAAACAAATCTATGATGAAGTGATCATCCCTGACCTGCTGGCTGCAGAAAAATCAACCCTGCCATGGAAAGATGCTACCGGTAAAGTGTCAATGGGGGCAATAGAGTCAATTTTAGCCGATGTGTATTTAACTTATGCAGGCGCAGCTATCAATGGCGGTGCCGCTGCTTATACCGAATCAGCTAAACGTTCATTAAATGTAATTCAAAATGGTGGCTATACCCTGTTCCCGAATTATACCGATATGATTGTACCTGCAAACAAAAATACAGGTGAGTTTATTTTACAGGTACAGTACGCAGCATCTGTTCCAATTAACAACCCACTTACCGCGCTTACTATTCCTAACTTTTCAGGGATATCTAAATACTCAGACGAGTATGGTTCAGTTTGGCCAACAGATCAGTTCATTGCATCGTTCCCAGCTGGTGATAAGCGTGTTGCTGAAAAGCAATTCTTTTACACTAACTATGTGAGTGCAAAAACTGGTCAGCTTGTCACTTTTAAAAACCATTACATTTACAAATATTTTGATGTAAATGCAGTAACCAACACTGCCAAGTCAGATTTGAACTACTCTGTTTATCGTTTAGCAGATGTTTACCTGATGTATGCGGAAGCATCAAACCGTGCAGGTGGTCCAAATGCAAACGCTATCGCTTACGTAAATGCTATCCGTGCAAGAGCAAATCTTGCTCCGTTGACTGGTGCTGTAACAGCTTCTCAGGATTTATTTGAGCAGGAAGTTTGGATACAACGTTACTACGAGCTTTGCTTTGAAAACAAAATGTGGTTTGACATGATCCGTACCCGCAAAATACATAATGATGTTACCGGTGCATGGGACAATTTTGTAGGTCATAAAACAGTGTTTAATGCTACATATAGTGAAAAGCAATTACTGTTCCCTTTACCAAAACAGGAAACAGATGTTAACCCTAAATTATTACCTAATAACCCAGGTTTTTAATTAGTAAAGGTTAATTTATAAACAAAAGGGCCGGTTTATTTACCGGCCCTTTTGTTTTTGTTGATTTGTTCGATAGCAATATTTTCTGCCTGTTTTATTTTTTGCTTTACCTTACTAAAAAGGAGCTCGCTTCTGCCTGTAACATTTTGTTCATCATCATCATGCCACCAGTGGAACAATTGTGATATATCACTGCTCATATGCGGATGTTGCAATAACAGCGTATCCAGCTCATCTAATTCCTTTTCAGAAGCCTCATTAACTAACTTTTTAGTCGCCAGGTTCCAGATGTGATCTTCAATAGTCATACAGCAGTAGGTTACTTTGGGTTTACAGGCAGATGCACTTATATAGTAAAATGCGTGCCATAGTAATAATATATTGATTAATAGATGTTTATTTTAAAGTTATGTTGCACTTGATGTGCGAATTCGTACAAACTGTTCGCTTTTAAACTTCGATGAAAGTTTGTTTCATGGTTGAGGTAGTGTGTTTTTTAAGAAGTTTAAAAATATAGTACTATGTATTGTATAGTACTGTGTTTTATATTAACTTTGTTAAGTTTTGCATCTGATTATTAAACTATCCAGGTGTGGGAATAATAATATAGCATAGTCATTAAAAAATAATACACATAAATCATGAAAAAAGCACACATCACTATGGTTGCCCTGGTATTTATTATCTCGGTAACTGCCTGCAAATTTGGAAAAAGGCACACCACCATTATGGAAAATGGTAATGGCAATACAGTAAAAATAGAGTATTGGGGGCAAACCTATTTTAATGCCGAAGGCACAGCAATTAAAAGTATTTCGCCAAATGGCTCTGTAAAATACACCCGTGACGATAAAACATTAATAGCCGAGAGTGATTATCGCGGTAAAATTACTTACGAACTGAATGATGGCGAAAAACAAACCACGCTTGATGAAAGTGGAAAGGAGTTTTTAGCGCAAGCCGTTAAGGATATGATCAGACACGGACATAACGCAGATGGCCGGTAAGTAAAAAACAGGTATGCGCCATACCTGTTTTTTTTATTATTGAAAACAGTTATAATATTTAAGAGGTTTATTTGTTAAAACTTTATGGAAATGAAATTTTATAGCCGCGTATTAGGTGTATTTTTAGTAACCTTATTTAATTATAGTTTAGTTAGCGCACAAACAACACCAATGAAAGCCACCAAAAGCACTGATCAATCCTTGCAAGTAAGCCGAAAAAAAATTGATTCCCTTGATAAAGCACTCATAGCCCTGGTAGGCGAACGGGAAAGAGTTGTAAAAGAAATTGGTATTTATAAAGCTAAAAATAATATCCCCTCGCTGCAGGCCGACCGTTTTAAACAGGTACTTGAAAAGAGCATTGAGGCAGGAAAAAAAGAAGGGTTGTCAGCAACTTTTATAACTGAACTGATGAACGCTATTCATAAAGAAAGCTTGCGGATAGAAGATGAGATTAAGGCTCAAAAGTAATATCATATAACCAAACCTGTTGTGGCTTTGACTACAGGGGTAACATGAACACCAGCGATATATAGAACACGTTAAAGTTTGTATCAAAAAAGCAGGTTTCATCTAAATATGAT
This window contains:
- a CDS encoding chorismate mutase, whose amino-acid sequence is MKFYSRVLGVFLVTLFNYSLVSAQTTPMKATKSTDQSLQVSRKKIDSLDKALIALVGERERVVKEIGIYKAKNNIPSLQADRFKQVLEKSIEAGKKEGLSATFITELMNAIHKESLRIEDEIKAQK
- a CDS encoding RagB/SusD family nutrient uptake outer membrane protein yields the protein MKTLKNILVATCLVLSCSSCKKFLEEHPKSVLTPDADLSSAKVARALANGAYQNFSGILSGQDGSYGGNTWNLMEFMTGKANSDLGQTGFVSFQTLTYSNTSFYMDTWWRQMYLGIGATNLAIQRIPLINAPGLTDEAKNNMIAEARTMRALYYFFLVRLYGAVPKIIEPPKDLNLQVPRVPAKQIYDEVIIPDLLAAEKSTLPWKDATGKVSMGAIESILADVYLTYAGAAINGGAAAYTESAKRSLNVIQNGGYTLFPNYTDMIVPANKNTGEFILQVQYAASVPINNPLTALTIPNFSGISKYSDEYGSVWPTDQFIASFPAGDKRVAEKQFFYTNYVSAKTGQLVTFKNHYIYKYFDVNAVTNTAKSDLNYSVYRLADVYLMYAEASNRAGGPNANAIAYVNAIRARANLAPLTGAVTASQDLFEQEVWIQRYYELCFENKMWFDMIRTRKIHNDVTGAWDNFVGHKTVFNATYSEKQLLFPLPKQETDVNPKLLPNNPGF